CTCGACCAGCAGTTCCACGTCGAGAGCGGCGTAGTTGAGCCAGTCGGCGGGAAGGGGCCGGCGCGACCAGTCGGCCGCACCGTGCCCCTTCTCCAGCCTGTAGCCCAACAACCGCTCGACGAGCGTGCCCAGCGCCACTCGCTCGAAACCGGCCAGCCTGCCCGCCAGCTCGGTGTCGAACAACGTGCTCGGGCGCAGCCCGAGTTCGGCGAGGCACGGCAGGTCTTGCGACGCTGCGTGCAACACCCACTCGGTCCCGTCCAGCGCCTCGACCAGCGGATCGAGCCGACCGCCCAGGGCGATCGGGTCGACCAGCACGGTCCCGGCGCCTGCCCGGCGCAGTTGCACCAGGTAGGCACGTTGCGAGTAGCGGTAGCCCGAGGCGCGCTCGGTGTCCACCGCGACCGGACCCGCCGCCCCGGCGAGCGCATCAGCGGCACGCCGGAGCGACGGAGCGTCGGCGACGACGGGTGGAACCCCGTCAGCGGGTTCCACCAGCGGCACCGGATCAGCTCCGGTTGGTTCGGTTGGCTCGTCGGAGGGTACGTCCACGGCGGATGACCCTACGACGAACGCACCACTCGCGGGTGTGTTCGGCCGGTTCAGTGTGGCGACCCGCCTCAGCGGATCACGCCGGCACGCATGGCCAGCGCGACCATCTGAGCCCGATCCCCGGTGCCCAGCTTGCGCCCGATCCGCGACAGGTGGGACTTCACCGTCAACGCGGAAAGGCTGAGCGCTTCGCCGATCTCCTTGTTGCTCTGGCCATCGGCGACCAGCTGGAGGACCTCGACCTCACGCGCGGAGAGTTCCCGCGGCGTGTTGTCGGTGCCCGGCACCCTCGTGCCCGCGGCGAGCACGGGCGCGACGCTCGGATCTGCGTAGACGCCGCCGTCGAGGACCCTGCGCACCCCGTCGGTGACCACCATCGGAGAGGCGGACTTCAGGAGGTACGCCTGGGCGCCCGCCTGGAAGGCCGACCTGACCGCGTAGGGGTCGTCGGAGGACGCGAGGACCACGATGCGGGGCCAGCCCTGGGCACGGAGTTCCGTGACCAGGTCGATGCCGGTGCCATCCGGCAGGCCCAGATCGAGGATCGCGAGATCGCACGGTCCGGTTGCGAGAGCCCGCGCCCGAGCTTCCGCGACCGAAGCCGCCTCATGCACTGTCCCGGCTCCCATCTGGGTGAGCCGAGCCGATATCGCCTCCCTCAGCAGTGGGTGGTCGTCGACCACCAGCACTGAAAAAAGCTCCTCCCGCGGGTGCGGGACCATGTTCGCCGGCAACGAGCCGGTTGGCGTGGTACGAACGGCCTGACCTAAGCCGACGGCAGCCACGTCACTACCTCCCTGGAGTCGGTCGTGCCCCCCGACCGGCACCGGGACTTTCGTCCAATCAGCCGCGCCACTGATCGACCGAAAGTGGTGTCGTCTGGGGCAGCGTAGCCGCCCAAGCGGGTCTACGGGACGATCAATCGGGTATCTATCGCGAACGAGTTGTCACTGATGGCCCCCGTTGTCACACGATCGGTGGACAACTGCGAAGGTCGTGTAACGCGAACCGTTCTCATGACGACATCTAGGAGTTGCCCGTGTCGAGGACCACGAGTCGGGGCAGGGCCGAGGAACTGCTGGCCCGCGTGCCACTGGTCGACGGCCACAACGACCTGCCGTGGGCCCTGCGCGACCTGGTCGACGGAGGGCAATTCGGTGAAAAGTCAACGGCGGGTCATCCCGCGGCGAGCGCATCCGTCGTCGACCTGACGACGCGCCAGCCCGCGCTCCAGACCGACCTGGTGCGCGCCCGCGAGGGCCGACTGGGCATGCAGTTCTGGTCCGTGTGGATCCCCTGCAAGCTGGCGGGTGACGCAGCGGTGACCGCCGTCCTGGAGCAGGTGGAGCTGGTCCACGACCTCGCCGCCCGCTACCCGGAGCACCTGAGGATCGCCCGGACGGCCGACGAGGCCGAACGGGCGTTCGAGGACGGGCGGATAGCCTCGCTGATCGGCGCGGAGGGCGGGCACTCCATCAACGGGTCGCTGGGCGTGCTGCGCGCCTTGCGGCGGCTCGGCGTGCGCTACATGACCCTCACGCACAACGAGAACACCCCGTGGGCCGACTCGGCCACCGACGAGGCCGTGCACGGCGGGTTGACCGGGTTCGGGCGCGAGGTCGTGCGGGAGATGAACCGCATCGGCATGCTGGTCGACCTGTCGCACGTCGCCGCCACCACCATGCGCGACGCGCTCGACGTCAGCGCCAAGCCGGTCGTGTTCAGCCACTCGTCGTGCCGCGCGGTGGCCGACCACCCGCGCAACGTGCCGGACGACGTGCTCGAACGCCTCGCCGGCAACGGCGGCGTGTGCATGGTGACGTTCGTGCCGCACTTCGTGTCGCAGCCCTACGTGGAGTGGGACGCGCGGCTCAAGGAGGCCATGACGGCCGCCGGCGAGAACCACAACGACCTCGACGCCCGCCACCGCTTCGCCGACACCTGGCCCGAGCCGACGCCGCGCGTGACCATGGACGACGTCCTGGCGCACCTGGACCACGCCCGCGAGGTCGCCGGCATCGACCACATCGGCCTGGGCGGCGACTACGACGGCACGCGGCAGCTCCCCGAGGGGATGGAGGACGTCGCCTGCTACCCCGACCTCTTCGCCGCCCTCCTCGACCGCGGGTGGAGCGAGGACGACTGCGCCAAGCTCGCCGGCCGCAACGCCCTGCGCGTCCTGCGCGACAACGACTGACCGGAGAGTCCAACCCCCGGGCTCCGAGAGTCCAACCTCCAGGTGTCGAGAGTCCGACGCCCAGGGCCTCTATGTTCTTTACTCGCGAGTGAAGAACACACGGGTCCTGAGCGTTGGACTCTCGGGTCCTGAACGTACGACTCTCGGGTCCTGAACGTACGACTCGCGGGGGCTGGACGTACGACTCGCGGGGCTGGGGTGGGCTCCCGGATCAGCGGAGGGTGGTCACGCCTACCGGGGGGAGGCCCACGGCGGTGGCCATCAGGTCGTAGAACGCGGTGCCGTGGGCGCTCAGGTCGGCGTCGCGTGCCGTCCAGGAGGCGCGCAGCTCCAGGTCGTCGGTGCGGGCCGGGCCGGCGATGTCGCCGAAGCGGGCCGACGACGTCTGGGTCACGGTGCCACCCAGCGCCAGGTAGGGGGCCCCGGCGACGTCCAGGGCCTCGACCAGCCACGACCAGCCGACCTCGGGCAGCAGGGGGTCGGCCGCCAGTTCCGCGTCCACCTCGACGCGCACGTAGGCGACCAGCCGGAACACGCCGGACCAGGCGTCGACGCCGTCCGGGTCGTGCAGCAGCACCAGGCGGCCGGTGGACAGCTCGTCCGCGGGCCCGGTCACCTCCGCGGTCAACGCGAAGGCCCAAGGCGCGAGCCGCTGCGGCGGCCGGACCTCGGTCAACTCCAGCTCCGGCCGGGTCCGCACCGAACGCAGCGTCGCCACCGCCCGCTGGAAGAGTTCGGGCTCCGTCACACCTCGGACCTTAGGCCCCCGAACGCCCCGGGGCGCGTGCGGCACGCCGGGCCCGACGACGCCGGACCTGACGACGCCGGCCGACCACCACGTGGGACGATGGGGGGCGAGATGAACGACATCACCGAAGCCCCGTTGCTCGTCGCCGCGCGCGGCGGCCGGCCGTCCCGCACCCCGGTCTGGTTCATGCGGCAGGCGGGTCGCTCGCTGCCCGAGTACCGCAAGCTGCGCGAAGGCACCGCGATGCTGGACGCGTGCCTGGACCCGGAGATGGTCTGCGAGATCACGCTCCAGCCGGTCCGCCGCCACGACGTGGACGGCGCGATCCTCTTCTCCGACATCGTCGTGCCGCTCAAGGCCGCGGGCATCGACCTGGACATCGTGCCCGGCACGGGGCCGGTCGTCGCGAAGCCGGTGCGGACCAGGCAGGACGTCGACGCGCTGCCCCGGCTGCACGAGGAGCAGGTGCGGCCGGTCGCCGAGGCCGTCGGGCTGCTCAACGACAACCTGGGCGGCGTCCCGCTGATCGGGTTCGCGGGCGCGCCGTTCACGCTCGCCTCCTACCTGGTCGAGGGCGGCCCCAGCAAGAACCACGAGCGCACGAAGGCGCTCATGCACGGCGACCCCGAGCTGTGGCACGCCCTGCTCGGCCACCTCGCGGACATCACCGCCGAGTTCCTGCGCGTGCAGGTCACGGCCGGCGTGAAGGCGGTGCAGCTGTTCGACTCGTGGGCGGGCGCGCTGTCCGAGCGCGACTACCGCGAGTTCGTGCTGCCGCACTCCGCGCGGGTCCTCGGCAGCGTCACGTCGGTGCCGCGCATCCACTTCGGCGTCGGCACCTCCGAGTTGCTGCCCGCGATGCGCGAGGCGGGCGCGGACGTGGTGGGCGTCGACTGGCGCACCCCGCTGGACGTGGCCGTCGAGCGCCTCGAACGGGCCGCGCCGCACCTGCCCAAGCCGGTCGTGCAGGGCAACCTGGACCCGGCGCTGCTGTTCGCGGGCCTGCCCGCGCTGGAGCGCGAGGTCGAGCGCATCAAGCGGGAGGGCCGGGCCGCCGCCGGGCACATCTTCAACCTCGGCCACGGCGTGCTGCCCGACACCGACCCGGACGTCATCACCCGGGCCGTCGAGATGGTGCACGGGTCCGCGCGGTGAGGCCGTCGCGGGTCGCGGTGGTCGGCGGTGGGATCTCCGGCCTGGCCGCCGCGCACCGGTTGCGGCACCTGCTCGGCCCGGACGCGGAGATCACCGTCGTCGAGCAGGCCGACCGGCTGGGCGGCAAGCTGCGCACCGCCGAGGTCGGCGGTCGCGCCTACGACGTGGGCGCGGAGGCGTTCCTGCACCGCAGGCCCGAGGCGGCCGAGCTGGTCGCCGAGCTGGGCCTGGCCGACCGGCTCGTGCACCCCACGGGCGCGCCCTCGACCATCCACGCCGCCGGCCGCACCCGCCCGATCCCCGCGCACACCCTGATGGGTGTCCCCGCGTCGGTGGAGGCGGTGCGCCAGGTGCTGTCCGACGAGGGCGTGCGCCGGGTCGCCGCCGAACCGGAGCTTCCGCCGATCCGCCTCGACGGCGCGGACGTCGCGGTCGGCGCGCTGCTGGCCGAGCGGTTCGGCCCCGAGGTGGGGGACCGCCTGGTGGGGCCGCTGCTGGGCGGCGTGTACGCGGGCCGCACCGAGTCCCTCGGGCTGCGCGCGACCATGCCGCAGCTGGCCACCGCGCTCGACTCGGGCGTGGGCTCGCTGGTGGCCGCCGCCGCGACGACGATGCCCGCCCCGCCCCAGCCGAGGGCCGCCCGACCGCCGGTCTTCGGCACGCTCAGCGACGGCCTGGCGAGCCTGGTGCACCGGCTGGCCGAGGTGGCGGGCGTCCGCACGAGGCTCGGCCTGCCGGTCC
This region of Saccharothrix longispora genomic DNA includes:
- a CDS encoding response regulator; this encodes MAAVGLGQAVRTTPTGSLPANMVPHPREELFSVLVVDDHPLLREAISARLTQMGAGTVHEAASVAEARARALATGPCDLAILDLGLPDGTGIDLVTELRAQGWPRIVVLASSDDPYAVRSAFQAGAQAYLLKSASPMVVTDGVRRVLDGGVYADPSVAPVLAAGTRVPGTDNTPRELSAREVEVLQLVADGQSNKEIGEALSLSALTVKSHLSRIGRKLGTGDRAQMVALAMRAGVIR
- a CDS encoding dipeptidase, producing MSRTTSRGRAEELLARVPLVDGHNDLPWALRDLVDGGQFGEKSTAGHPAASASVVDLTTRQPALQTDLVRAREGRLGMQFWSVWIPCKLAGDAAVTAVLEQVELVHDLAARYPEHLRIARTADEAERAFEDGRIASLIGAEGGHSINGSLGVLRALRRLGVRYMTLTHNENTPWADSATDEAVHGGLTGFGREVVREMNRIGMLVDLSHVAATTMRDALDVSAKPVVFSHSSCRAVADHPRNVPDDVLERLAGNGGVCMVTFVPHFVSQPYVEWDARLKEAMTAAGENHNDLDARHRFADTWPEPTPRVTMDDVLAHLDHAREVAGIDHIGLGGDYDGTRQLPEGMEDVACYPDLFAALLDRGWSEDDCAKLAGRNALRVLRDND
- a CDS encoding DUF3000 domain-containing protein; its protein translation is MTEPELFQRAVATLRSVRTRPELELTEVRPPQRLAPWAFALTAEVTGPADELSTGRLVLLHDPDGVDAWSGVFRLVAYVRVEVDAELAADPLLPEVGWSWLVEALDVAGAPYLALGGTVTQTSSARFGDIAGPARTDDLELRASWTARDADLSAHGTAFYDLMATAVGLPPVGVTTLR
- the hemE gene encoding uroporphyrinogen decarboxylase — its product is MGGEMNDITEAPLLVAARGGRPSRTPVWFMRQAGRSLPEYRKLREGTAMLDACLDPEMVCEITLQPVRRHDVDGAILFSDIVVPLKAAGIDLDIVPGTGPVVAKPVRTRQDVDALPRLHEEQVRPVAEAVGLLNDNLGGVPLIGFAGAPFTLASYLVEGGPSKNHERTKALMHGDPELWHALLGHLADITAEFLRVQVTAGVKAVQLFDSWAGALSERDYREFVLPHSARVLGSVTSVPRIHFGVGTSELLPAMREAGADVVGVDWRTPLDVAVERLERAAPHLPKPVVQGNLDPALLFAGLPALEREVERIKREGRAAAGHIFNLGHGVLPDTDPDVITRAVEMVHGSAR
- the hemG gene encoding protoporphyrinogen oxidase, yielding MRPSRVAVVGGGISGLAAAHRLRHLLGPDAEITVVEQADRLGGKLRTAEVGGRAYDVGAEAFLHRRPEAAELVAELGLADRLVHPTGAPSTIHAAGRTRPIPAHTLMGVPASVEAVRQVLSDEGVRRVAAEPELPPIRLDGADVAVGALLAERFGPEVGDRLVGPLLGGVYAGRTESLGLRATMPQLATALDSGVGSLVAAAATTMPAPPQPRAARPPVFGTLSDGLASLVHRLAEVAGVRTRLGLPVRALLRREHGWRLEIGTPAAPEALDVDGVVLAVPAPSARKLLADVAPAASRRYAEVELASMAVVALALPPGTALPERSGVLLAEGERGPDGVPYTAKAFTFSSRKWAHLAGEPVLVRGSVGRHGEEHLLQRDDEDLVAAVRRDLALLAGVTAVPVDAVVTRWGGGLPQYGVGHLDLVRAVEDAVAEVPGLAVAGATLHGVGIPACVATADAAAARVAAHVLGRVR